One window from the genome of Bacillus rossius redtenbacheri isolate Brsri chromosome 10, Brsri_v3, whole genome shotgun sequence encodes:
- the LOC134535728 gene encoding uncharacterized protein LOC134535728 isoform X2: MPVAERREDARRNQAQFGATHTPQTTHPPLPLEPGQQVYVRCHHLSSRGKKFCASLAPKWSEPREVVKRLGPTTYAVTTRSGRAAKVHRDDLRLVHPKVGPGHLHNGPQRTRRTSDKHQFPPSPLAATSDTDHATIVSPSPMTPATGQFLLSQAMQTANAQYTCSSPEPQASRATMPELEHMMRRLGYWDYLGLTASAVTQGMSPPKWPADASLERSTFSVRVDEPESTGADQRGDGQPSQEDGGVTIVPLVEADDTGKAPPVPNQAEPDATSQTQVVRRSTRPHVPPVRFGGNEGYQPPLGARAGGRTNPRQNLSPDTHHCSMMRHLLHIARPNSTTSTNTSQTQCSPENLQSTQGGNAPRQCV, encoded by the coding sequence ATGCCTGTCGCCGAAAGACGGGAGGATGCACGCCGGAATCAGGCACAGTTTGGAGCCACTCATACCCCTCAGACCACTCACCCACCCCTGCCATTGGAGCCGGGGCAACAGGTGTACGTCCGATGTCACCACCTTTCCTCCAGAGGCAAGAAGTTTTGCGCAAGCCTGGCCCCTAAATGGTCCGAACCCCGTGAGGTAGTGAAGCGACTCGGGCCTACCACCTACGCGGTCACAACACGGAGTGGAAGAGCCGCCAAGGTTCACCGAGATGATCTCCGGTTAGTCCACCCTAAGGTTGGTCCGGGACACCTACACAATGGTCCACAGAGGACAAGAAGGACATCAGACAAACATCAATTCCCCCCATCACCTCTCGCGGCGACATCAGACACAGATCATGCAACCATAGTATCACCAAGCCCAATGACACCAGCCACAGGTCAATTCCTCCTGTCACAGGCCATGCAGACGGCGAATGCGCAATATACTTGCTCGTCGCCCGAGCCCCAGGCAAGCAGGGCCACGATGCCCGAGCTGGAGCACATGATGAGGCGCTTGGGTTACTGGGACTATCTGGGGTTAACGGCATCTGCCGTTACCCAGGGCATGTCCCCCCCTAAATGGCCAGCGGATGCGAGTCTGGAGAGATCGACATTTTCAGTGCGGGTTGACGAGCCTGAGTCCACAGGGGCAGACCAGCGAGGCGACGGGCAACCCAGCCAGGAGGATGGAGGAGTGACCATCGTCCCTCTCGTTGAGGCCGACGACACAGGGAAAGCACCGCCTGTACCCAACCAAGCTGAGCCAGACGCCACGTCACAAACTCAGGTGGTGCGGCGATCGACCCGGCCTCATGTCCCCCCTGTCAGGTTCGGGGGGAATGAGGGGTACCAACCACCACTAGGGGCCCGTGCTGGGGGCCGCACCAACCCTAGACAGAACCTTTCCCCGGATACACACCACTGCTCAATGATGAGGCATCTACTGCATATCGCCCGGCCCAACTCCACTACATCTACCAACACCTCTCAGACACAGTGCTCTCCAGAGAACTTACAGTCTACCCAGGGAGGAAATGCcccgaggcaatgcgtgtga
- the LOC134535728 gene encoding uncharacterized protein LOC134535728 isoform X1, whose product MPPSKFRKTVFRAEWSQDPMYAWVKGIEINPYSAWCDVCKQKFELSNMGKQALTSHASGAKHRKRLQAASKSVPITIFCKTGLSKTTSQVKSTDVPEVSSESIQNSSVSEGSKLSPSPNVLKLLENAVAGSACSCICTCTSVEKKSKLLKTYLLNDNVTRAEVMWCLFCVTSHNSLRNAESSVSIQRKMYPDSNIAAKMKLSKAKVSYTIVHGLAPQLERDLKAAISNCSHIVIGFDESLNKVVQKQQMDLTVRYWDDVKNVTCTRYLTSVFLGHSTAADLLYAFKSALTSALLHKILQVSMDGPNVNLRFLKDLREDLKEGRPHEGVILDIGTCGLHSLHCAFKTAMKGTEWEIIPFLRAIHNLFYNIPSRRADFIRITGSDLFPLKFCAVRWLDNVCVANRALKLLPYLLKYIQSLCSKSEPKCASFMVVKNALRDKLLGPKLAFFSSVASEIEPFLKEFQTDKPMAPFLYSDFCAVVKNLMIRFVKPEVIESKPLSAIDLSGTNLMSHKNVDLGFGTKAELRSEKNLTQKDIELFKHECSKCLQELVKKILNRSPLTLSLTRSISFIDPSVVCIPNLANKRLAAALEHFVCNNRISGVQADKICREFKQVCAVKLVQENVKIYTRSKFRLDQFWFDQLKICSFEETKNLASFLKMIFIFSHGNAALERGFSVNKECLVENQQEISLVAQRRIHDSVSAAGGIDDFPVTKQLIHAARNAHSNFKDYLQKQKELSQEKAETNILKRKIAAELAELQARKKKILEDAQNESAILDSRIEALKT is encoded by the coding sequence ATGCCGCcttcaaaatttagaaaaacgGTATTCAGAGCTGAATGGAGCCAGGACCCAATGTATGCGTGGGTGAAGGGTATTGAAATAAATCCCTATTCTGCATGGTGTGATGTGTGCAAGCAAAAGTTTGAGCTTAGCAACATGGGGAAACAAGCTCTCACAAGTCATGCGTCTGGGGCTAAGCATAGAAAAAGATTACAGGCAGCCAGTAAATCGGTCccaattacaattttttgcaaGACAGGGCTATCAAAAACAACTTCGCAAGTAAAGTCAACAGATGTACCTGAAGTATCATCAGAATCTATTCAGAATTCATCAGTTTCTGAGGGTTCAAAGTTATCACCATCACCTAATGTACTGAAGTTGTTAGAAAATGCAGTTGCTGGCTCAGCATGCTCATGTATTTGCACATGCACATCTGTAGaaaagaaatcaaagttattgaaaacatatttgttgAATGATAATGTGACAAGAGCAGAGGTCATgtggtgtttgttttgtgtaacaTCACATAACTCGTTACGGAATGCTGAAAGTAGTGTTTCAATCCAGCGCAAGATGTACCCTGACAGCAATATTGCAGCAAAAATGAAATTGAGCAAAGCAAAAGTATCTTACACTATTGTTCATGGCTTGGCGCCACAACTCGAGCGAGATCTAAAAGCTGCTATATCAAATTGTTCACATATTGTCATCGGttttgatgaaagtttaaataaGGTTGTGCAAAAACAGCAGATGGATTTAACGGTGCGGTATTGGGACGATGTCAAGAATGTGACTTGTACTCGCTACTTAACCTCTGTTTTCTTGGGTCACTCAACTGCAGCAGATTTACTTTATGCATTCAAAAGTGCGTTAACTTCTGCTCTTTTACACAAGATACTTCAAGTGTCTATGGATGGTCCGAATGTGAACTTACGCTTTTTAAAAGATCTAAGAGAAGATTTAAAAGAAGGCCGTCCACATGAAGGTGTAATTTTGGATATTGGCACTTGTGGTCTGCATTCATTGCACTGTGCTTTCAAGACAGCAATGAAAGGAACAGAATGGGAAATTATTCCATTTTTACGTGCAATTCACAATCTTTTTTACAATATCCCTAGTCGTCGTGCAGATTTTATCCGCATAACAGGATCAGATTTGTTTCCTTTGAAATTTTGTGCAGTTCGTTGGTTAGATAATGTGTGTGTAGCAAACAGAGCCTTGAAATTACTGCCCTATTTGCTCAAATACATTCAGTCACTTTGTTCAAAGTCTGAACCAAAGTGTGCAAGCTTTATGGTAGTTAAGAATGCTCTTCGTGATAAATTGCTTGGTCCTAAACTTGCATTTTTTTCATCTGTGGCATCTGAAATTGAACcttttctgaaagaatttcagACCGATAAACCAATGGCTCCTTTTCTTTATTCAGATTTTTGTGCTGTTGTTAAAAATCTTATGATAAGGTTTGTCAAACCTGAAGTAATTGAATCAAAACCCTTGTCTGCGATTGATTTATCAGGAACAAATCTTATGTCTCACAAAAATGTTGACCTGGGTTTTGGAACAAAAGCAGAATTGCGTTCTGAAAAGAACTTAACACAGAAAGACATTGAGTTATTCAAGCATGAATGTTCTAAGTGCCTACAAGAACTTGTGAAGAAGATTTTGAATCGCTCTCCACTTACTCTCAGTTTGACTAGGAGCATTTCATTCATTGACCCTTCAGTAGTTTGTATTCCAAATTTGGCAAATAAGAGACTGGCAGCTGCACTAGAACATTTTGTATGCAATAACCGGATTTCTGGAGTGCAAGCTGATAAAATTTGTAGAGAATTCAAGCAAGTGTGTGCTGTAAAGTTAGTGCAAGAAAATGTGAAGATATACACACGCAGTAAATTTCGCCTTGATCAGTTTTGGTTTGATCAGTTGAAAATTTGTTCATTTGAGGAAACAAAAAATTTGGCATCTTTCCTGAAGATGATTTTCATCTTTTCACATGGCAATGCTGCTCtggaaagaggattttctgtGAACAAGGAATGTCTGGTGGAAAATCAACAAGAAATATCTCTCGTAGCTCAAAGGAGAATTCATGATAGTGTCTCTGCAGCTGGGGGAATTGATGATTTCCCTGTAACAAAGCAGCTTATACATGCAGCTCGTAATGCACACTCCAACTTTAAAGACTATTTGCAAAAGCAGAAGGAGCTTTCTCAAGAAAAAGCAGAAA